The following proteins are co-located in the Caldilineales bacterium genome:
- a CDS encoding sugar transferase translates to MLRHEEDANYIIYAYISDIVLTLLALYLAYLGRVSLPYGRPLTPELVRFAPALYVTVAAIWTLVFFLLNVYNAQHTLRAADELQALVLATSMAGFVFAGVLYLSYRELPRLLFVYFVIADVVFLITYRWTLRLTLHWAGARQLSARRILVIGAGNAGKTLGRRIQEEAWTGLELVGYLDDDPAKIGQVYADGRVLGPLSQAIVTVAEKHVDEVIFALPLRAHEALRQLVIALQEYPVRVRVVPDVLDLAFFRARMDDWDGIPLIGLRDPAISGFNRVIKRIFDLVVAGLSLLVIWPLMLVTAVAIRLDTPGPIILRQQRVGENGRLFHVYKFRSMVQDADKRLHEVVREDENGQIVHKHADDPRITRVGRVIRRASIDELPQLFNVLKGEMSMVGPRPELPMIVARYEAWQHKRFAVPPGITGWWQVSGRSDKPMHLHTEDDLYYISHYSPLLDLQILWRTIGVVLKGKGAF, encoded by the coding sequence ATGCTAAGACACGAAGAGGATGCCAATTACATCATCTACGCCTACATCAGCGACATCGTCCTGACTCTGTTGGCGCTTTATCTCGCCTATCTGGGGCGCGTCTCCCTGCCCTATGGCCGCCCCCTGACCCCTGAACTGGTGCGTTTCGCGCCGGCGCTTTACGTCACCGTCGCCGCCATCTGGACGCTGGTCTTTTTCCTGCTCAATGTCTACAACGCCCAGCACACCCTGCGCGCGGCTGATGAGCTGCAGGCGCTGGTGCTGGCAACCAGTATGGCGGGCTTTGTTTTTGCCGGTGTGCTCTATCTCTCCTACCGTGAGCTCCCGCGCCTGCTGTTCGTCTATTTCGTCATCGCCGATGTCGTCTTCCTCATCACCTATCGTTGGACATTGCGTCTGACCTTGCACTGGGCCGGGGCGCGCCAACTCAGCGCCCGCCGCATCCTGGTGATCGGCGCCGGCAACGCCGGCAAGACCCTGGGACGCCGCATCCAGGAGGAAGCCTGGACGGGGCTGGAACTGGTCGGCTATCTCGACGACGACCCGGCCAAGATCGGCCAGGTTTACGCCGATGGCCGGGTGTTGGGGCCGCTGTCGCAAGCCATCGTCACCGTGGCCGAAAAGCACGTCGACGAAGTCATCTTTGCCCTGCCCCTGCGCGCTCACGAGGCCCTGCGCCAACTCGTCATCGCCTTGCAGGAATATCCTGTGCGCGTGCGCGTCGTCCCCGATGTGCTCGACCTGGCCTTCTTCCGCGCCCGCATGGATGATTGGGATGGCATCCCACTCATCGGCCTGCGCGACCCCGCCATCAGTGGCTTCAACCGCGTGATCAAACGCATCTTCGATCTGGTCGTGGCCGGGCTGTCCTTGTTGGTCATCTGGCCGCTGATGTTGGTCACGGCGGTCGCCATCCGTCTGGACACCCCCGGCCCCATCATCTTGCGCCAACAGCGCGTGGGCGAGAACGGCCGCTTGTTCCATGTCTACAAGTTCCGCTCGATGGTGCAAGATGCCGATAAACGGCTGCATGAGGTCGTGCGCGAAGACGAGAACGGCCAGATCGTCCACAAACACGCCGATGACCCGCGCATCACCCGCGTCGGTCGCGTCATCCGCCGCGCCAGCATCGACGAACTGCCGCAATTGTTCAACGTCCTCAAGGGTGAGATGAGCATGGTCGGCCCCCGGCCCGAACTGCCGATGATCGTCGCCCGCTACGAAGCCTGGCAGCACAAGCGCTTCGCCGTCCCACCGGGCATCACCGGCTGGTGGCAGGTGAGCGGCCGCAGCGACAAACCCATGCACCTGCACACCGAAGACGACCTCTACTACATCAGTCATTACTCGCCCCTGCTCGATCTCCAAATCCTGTGGCGCACGATCGGGGTGGTGCTGAAAGGGAAGGGCGCATTTTAG
- a CDS encoding acyl-CoA thioesterase has product MTLAAKPARESFVEMTELVLPPHTNALGTAFGGQIMAWIDICAGIAAARHARRVAVTVSMDDLHFRSPIYLGEVVLLKAQVNRAWHTSMEVGVKVEAENALTGERRHCSSAYLTFVALDEHGRRVSIPELLPESADEQRRFGEAEERRTIRLERRNLDRDVVEG; this is encoded by the coding sequence ATGACCCTCGCAGCCAAACCCGCCCGCGAATCCTTTGTCGAAATGACCGAACTGGTGCTGCCGCCGCACACCAACGCCCTCGGCACAGCTTTCGGCGGCCAGATCATGGCCTGGATCGATATCTGCGCCGGCATTGCCGCCGCCCGCCATGCCCGCCGCGTGGCCGTGACCGTGAGCATGGATGACCTGCATTTTCGCTCGCCCATCTACCTGGGCGAAGTCGTCCTCCTCAAGGCCCAGGTCAATCGCGCCTGGCACACCAGCATGGAGGTGGGGGTGAAGGTGGAGGCCGAAAACGCCCTGACCGGTGAGCGCCGGCATTGTTCCAGCGCCTATCTCACCTTTGTCGCCCTGGATGAACACGGCCGGCGCGTGAGCATCCCCGAACTGCTGCCCGAAAGCGCGGACGAGCAACGGCGCTTTGGCGAGGCCGAGGAACGGCGGACGATCCGGCTGGAGCGCCGCAATCTCGACCGGGATGTAGTGGAGGGATAG
- a CDS encoding metallophosphoesterase produces MLRLPSSTPAPDPDRPLLPGHSDRIAIIADIHGNIRALEAVLDDIAGQDVDAVVCNGDLCTGSAHSLEVVQRLRRLGIPCTRGNHERYLHELADPSDPRWRQANWAPTCFEFGHLDADDRHWLGQLPSTLWLCDGDTPLLMAHAAPGDDTARLTAHVGEADWTRVFAGLPAHTTLVGSHLHWYWQRQWQGYRFVRTPSVGLPIDGDPRAGYVLLQRGADGWQAEERRLAYDLEAELAAFRRTEFYRQGGLIAHLFWEELRTARWWIIPFFAHLRRVQVATAIRPGDAGYDSDQLAAAWRTFDRSRSIEYDPDG; encoded by the coding sequence GTGTTGCGCCTTCCGTCTTCCACACCTGCTCCCGATCCCGATCGTCCTCTGCTGCCCGGTCACAGCGACCGGATCGCCATCATCGCCGACATCCACGGCAACATCCGGGCGCTGGAGGCTGTGCTGGATGACATCGCCGGTCAGGATGTCGATGCCGTCGTCTGCAACGGCGACCTCTGCACGGGATCGGCCCATTCGCTGGAAGTGGTGCAACGGCTGCGTCGCCTGGGCATTCCCTGCACGCGGGGCAATCACGAGCGCTATCTACACGAGTTGGCCGACCCCTCCGATCCTCGCTGGCGCCAGGCCAATTGGGCCCCAACCTGTTTCGAGTTCGGCCATCTCGACGCCGACGACCGCCACTGGCTCGGCCAGCTACCCTCGACCCTCTGGCTGTGTGATGGCGACACGCCCCTGCTGATGGCGCACGCCGCGCCCGGCGATGACACCGCCCGTTTGACCGCCCATGTTGGCGAAGCGGACTGGACGCGTGTCTTTGCCGGTCTGCCCGCCCACACCACCCTCGTCGGGTCGCATCTGCACTGGTATTGGCAGCGACAATGGCAGGGATACCGTTTCGTGCGCACACCCTCGGTGGGTTTGCCGATCGATGGCGACCCGCGCGCCGGTTATGTGCTCTTGCAGCGGGGGGCGGACGGCTGGCAGGCCGAAGAACGCCGCCTGGCCTATGATCTGGAGGCCGAGCTGGCGGCTTTTCGTCGCACTGAGTTCTACCGCCAGGGCGGGCTGATCGCCCATCTTTTCTGGGAGGAGTTGCGCACCGCCCGTTGGTGGATCATCCCCTTCTTTGCCCACCTGCGCCGGGTGCAAGTCGCAACCGCCATCCGTCCCGGCGATGCCGGCTACGACAGCGACCAACTGGCCGCGGCCTGGCGGACGTTCGACCGCTCCCGCAGCATCGAATACGACCCCGATGGCTGA
- a CDS encoding SufE family protein, whose protein sequence is MFDDPALQAQFLACPPALQDIIREFRDAAPNERIDYMVDFSENLPDLPDRLLAHREAMEQVHECQTPVFLHTEVEEGRVRFFFDVPRESPTVRGYAGILAEGLNGVTVAQVLATPDEVYRLLGLHEVISHLRLRGLHALMAYMKRQVVRAV, encoded by the coding sequence ATGTTCGACGATCCCGCCCTCCAAGCCCAGTTTCTGGCCTGTCCCCCGGCCCTGCAAGACATCATTCGCGAGTTCCGCGACGCCGCCCCCAACGAACGCATCGACTACATGGTCGATTTCTCCGAGAATCTTCCCGACCTGCCCGACCGCCTGCTGGCCCACCGCGAGGCCATGGAGCAGGTGCACGAGTGCCAGACGCCGGTCTTCCTTCACACCGAAGTCGAAGAGGGCCGGGTGCGGTTCTTCTTCGATGTTCCCCGCGAATCGCCCACCGTGCGCGGCTACGCCGGCATCCTGGCCGAGGGGCTGAACGGCGTCACCGTCGCCCAGGTTCTGGCCACGCCCGATGAGGTCTACCGGCTGTTGGGCCTGCACGAAGTCATCTCGCATCTGCGTCTGCGCGGGCTGCACGCACTCATGGCTTATATGAAGCGGCAGGTTGTGCGGGCGGTGTGA
- a CDS encoding isoamylase early set domain-containing protein: MLSKKFVKSRQVAKLTFEVDFAAHASQVEVVGEFNGWQPQPLSQSKGGIYKLTLEAPTGRAYQYRYRIDGAWANEQDADGYVANPFGGYNSVVQC; this comes from the coding sequence ATGTTGTCCAAGAAGTTCGTCAAAAGCCGCCAGGTTGCCAAGCTCACCTTCGAGGTGGACTTTGCCGCCCATGCCAGCCAGGTCGAAGTGGTTGGCGAGTTCAACGGCTGGCAGCCGCAACCCCTAAGCCAGAGCAAGGGCGGCATCTACAAGCTGACGTTGGAAGCGCCCACCGGTCGCGCCTACCAGTATCGCTACCGCATCGACGGCGCCTGGGCCAACGAACAGGACGCCGATGGCTATGTTGCCAATCCTTTCGGCGGCTACAACTCGGTCGTGCAGTGCTGA